In a genomic window of Sporosarcina trichiuri:
- a CDS encoding MogA/MoaB family molybdenum cofactor biosynthesis protein → MHKEETGQSEKLNICILTVSDTRTEADDNSGRLIRDQMEDAGHTIFARQICPDDKNAILKAVESWIGKKEADVIVITGGTGISYRDVTIETVRPFFTKELNGFGELFRYISYAEDVGSKALLSRAAAGAIGEKVLFALPGSVKAVALALDRLILPELTHIHNELTKHL, encoded by the coding sequence TTGCATAAGGAAGAGACGGGTCAGAGTGAAAAACTGAATATTTGTATCTTGACTGTGAGTGATACACGGACCGAGGCAGACGATAACAGCGGCCGGCTCATCCGCGATCAGATGGAGGATGCTGGCCATACCATCTTTGCGAGACAGATCTGTCCCGACGATAAGAATGCGATCCTGAAAGCGGTCGAATCGTGGATCGGTAAAAAGGAAGCGGACGTCATCGTCATTACAGGCGGGACTGGGATCAGCTACCGCGATGTTACGATCGAGACAGTTCGGCCGTTCTTCACCAAGGAACTGAACGGTTTCGGCGAACTGTTCAGGTATATCAGTTACGCGGAAGATGTCGGTTCGAAGGCGCTGCTGAGCCGGGCCGCTGCCGGTGCAATCGGGGAGAAGGTGCTGTTTGCGCTGCCGGGTTCCGTGAAAGCGGTCGCACTTGCGCTTGACCGTCTGATCCTGCCGGAACTCACGCATATCCATAACGAACTGACGAAGCATTTATAA
- a CDS encoding hemerythrin domain-containing protein has translation MDTKRFKFDLPALQVLENEHQYLMYLMDNWHPIVLGFENRIYSLEEGREAMRSLRKALIEFIEPFKNHTDKEEEILFPELAQYVGNEQGPVRAVEEEHEELDAYIGHFLHHTRGSLDELSLEDLEAVSKDAGEAYEAIMVHFIKEETIVFPMVESMLRIEQQDALFDKLYTPIV, from the coding sequence ATGGATACGAAACGATTCAAGTTTGATCTGCCTGCACTGCAGGTACTGGAAAACGAACATCAGTATTTGATGTATCTCATGGACAACTGGCATCCGATCGTACTCGGCTTCGAGAATCGGATCTATTCACTGGAAGAAGGACGCGAAGCGATGCGGTCACTGCGTAAAGCGCTGATCGAGTTCATCGAACCGTTCAAGAACCATACGGATAAGGAAGAGGAGATCCTGTTCCCTGAACTTGCACAGTATGTCGGGAACGAACAGGGACCCGTCCGGGCGGTGGAAGAAGAGCATGAAGAACTCGATGCCTACATCGGCCACTTCCTGCATCACACCCGCGGCAGCCTGGATGAGCTGTCCCTTGAAGATCTTGAAGCGGTTTCAAAAGACGCCGGGGAAGCTTACGAAGCGATCATGGTTCACTTCATCAAGGAAGAAACGATCGTGTTTCCGATGGTGGAGTCGATGCTCCGGATCGAACAGCAGGATGCGCTGTTCGACAAACTGTACACGCCTATCGTGTAG
- a CDS encoding response regulator, which translates to MKLIIADDHAVVRSGFAHILNYQPDMEVVATAADGLEAYDQVAKHRPDVLLMDLSMPPGESGLIATGKISEDFPETKIVILTMYDDEEYLFHVLKSGASGYVLKNSPDDELFSAIRTVYDGGTYIQPSMATSLVREFVKKDGDEVETDPFKILSKREIEVLPLVAKGYGNKEIAEKLYISVKTVEAHKAKLMEKLNLKSKPELVEYALKKKFLNF; encoded by the coding sequence GTGAAACTTATTATTGCAGACGACCACGCTGTCGTCAGAAGCGGCTTCGCCCACATTTTGAATTACCAGCCCGATATGGAGGTCGTTGCGACTGCGGCGGACGGTCTGGAGGCATACGACCAAGTCGCGAAACACCGACCGGATGTCCTTCTCATGGATCTCAGCATGCCGCCGGGAGAAAGCGGACTGATCGCCACCGGCAAAATCAGTGAGGATTTCCCCGAAACGAAAATTGTCATCCTGACCATGTACGACGATGAGGAGTATCTCTTCCATGTGCTGAAAAGCGGGGCATCCGGTTACGTACTGAAAAACTCGCCGGATGATGAGCTGTTCTCGGCGATCCGCACCGTCTATGACGGCGGCACGTACATCCAGCCCTCCATGGCGACATCGCTCGTCCGGGAATTCGTCAAGAAAGACGGAGACGAAGTCGAGACCGATCCCTTCAAAATCTTGTCGAAGCGTGAAATCGAAGTGCTTCCGCTCGTTGCGAAAGGATACGGCAACAAGGAAATTGCAGAAAAACTGTACATTTCGGTGAAAACAGTGGAAGCCCATAAAGCCAAACTGATGGAAAAACTGAACTTGAAGAGCAAACCGGAGCTCGTCGAGTATGCGCTCAAAAAGAAGTTCCTGAACTTCTGA
- the moaC gene encoding cyclic pyranopterin monophosphate synthase MoaC, whose translation MSELTHFNDQGRARMVDVSDKPVTSRTAAASTSIIVNEAIYRQIKEGTNKKGDVFAVAQVAGIMAAKNTADLIPMCHPLPLTGVDIRFDWNVDEAQGHYEVLIRTEVKTTGLTGVEMEALTAASATALTVYDMCKAAGKEMVIGPTMLQSKTGGKNGDYERTEA comes from the coding sequence ATGTCTGAACTCACCCATTTCAACGACCAGGGCCGCGCACGGATGGTCGATGTGTCAGATAAGCCGGTCACTTCACGGACGGCAGCTGCAAGTACATCCATCATCGTCAACGAAGCGATTTACCGGCAGATCAAAGAGGGGACGAACAAAAAAGGGGATGTCTTCGCCGTTGCACAAGTCGCCGGCATCATGGCTGCCAAGAACACGGCCGATCTGATCCCGATGTGCCACCCGCTGCCGCTGACCGGCGTCGATATCCGGTTCGACTGGAACGTCGATGAGGCACAGGGACACTATGAAGTCCTCATCCGGACGGAAGTGAAAACGACGGGGCTGACCGGCGTCGAAATGGAAGCACTGACGGCAGCTTCTGCGACAGCGCTGACGGTCTATGACATGTGCAAGGCGGCGGGCAAGGAAATGGTGATCGGCCCGACCATGCTGCAGTCGAAGACAGGCGGTAAAAATGGAGATTATGAACGGACGGAAGCGTAG
- the narI gene encoding respiratory nitrate reductase subunit gamma: MTSQFLWVIFPYLCIAVFIVGHIFRYRHDQFGWTAKSSEFIEKKQLMIGSLLFHIGIFPVILGHVAGLGIPKEWTRAMGVSDHMYHLGAVWGGGFFGVVTLIGMIILTSRRFTNSNVRHLSSASDLIVNTFLLLIVFLGVYSSLITNTMTPGFDYRSTISIWFRSLLILRPDAAFMASVPIMFKLHILTGFLIFALWPFTRLVHVWSVPLNYVGRSYILYRKDKRN; the protein is encoded by the coding sequence ATGACTAGTCAATTTTTATGGGTGATATTCCCTTATCTCTGTATCGCGGTATTCATCGTCGGTCACATTTTCCGGTACCGGCACGATCAGTTCGGCTGGACGGCGAAATCCAGTGAATTCATCGAGAAGAAGCAGCTGATGATCGGCAGCCTGCTGTTCCATATCGGGATCTTTCCGGTCATCCTTGGGCATGTTGCAGGACTCGGCATCCCCAAAGAATGGACGCGGGCCATGGGCGTCAGCGATCATATGTACCATCTCGGCGCTGTATGGGGAGGCGGATTCTTCGGTGTCGTGACATTGATCGGAATGATCATCCTGACGAGCCGCCGTTTCACGAACAGCAATGTGCGTCACCTGTCGTCCGCTTCGGACCTGATCGTCAATACGTTCCTTCTGCTCATCGTGTTCCTCGGCGTCTACAGCTCGCTGATCACCAATACGATGACACCCGGGTTCGATTACCGGTCGACCATTTCGATCTGGTTCCGCTCTCTGCTGATCCTGCGTCCGGATGCGGCATTCATGGCGTCCGTACCGATCATGTTCAAACTGCACATCCTGACAGGATTCCTGATTTTCGCACTGTGGCCGTTCACCCGGCTCGTCCATGTATGGAGTGTACCGTTGAATTATGTGGGCAGAAGCTATATTCTGTACAGAAAAGACAAACGAAACTGA
- a CDS encoding ATP-binding protein — MKELSQNGMNSLLMKLYDRSSEAIFFFDEENRVVSMNQAAEQILDPQVAELMKAGSTKAICMACKGFTSAEEEQTCIACYMSDPDRDIPSFQVFLETAGRGIVPYTGSIQMIDRENGIRVFMLRDLTEQIKTQESMHQQTLVKRVIKAQEGERKRISRELHDSVAQEMLSALVDLRVLKYMNVEEDVLKKVKQTEGSLMRLLEDIRHLSVQLRPATLDDLGLEAAFRTHFKWIEKNYGMLVDFSSNVQSVRFDGEIETVVYRVCQEAVFNALKYAGVEEVEVALLLTDSDLKLTVEDRGSGFDLNSPVHKGTGLGLFGMRERAELVHADLTIRSGIGTGTVIELTVPLNGRGDGQ, encoded by the coding sequence TTGAAGGAACTGAGTCAAAACGGCATGAACAGCCTGCTGATGAAGCTGTATGACCGTTCGTCGGAAGCCATATTCTTCTTCGATGAGGAGAACCGGGTCGTCTCCATGAACCAGGCAGCGGAGCAGATCCTCGATCCGCAAGTTGCCGAGCTCATGAAAGCAGGAAGCACAAAAGCGATCTGTATGGCCTGCAAAGGATTTACCAGCGCAGAGGAAGAGCAGACGTGCATCGCCTGCTATATGTCAGATCCCGATCGTGATATCCCATCATTCCAGGTGTTCCTGGAGACGGCGGGCAGGGGGATCGTGCCGTATACAGGCAGCATCCAGATGATCGACAGAGAAAATGGGATCCGTGTCTTCATGTTGCGCGACCTGACCGAACAGATCAAGACTCAGGAATCGATGCATCAGCAGACGCTCGTCAAGCGGGTCATCAAAGCCCAGGAAGGCGAACGGAAACGGATTTCACGGGAACTGCATGACAGTGTGGCGCAGGAAATGCTCAGCGCACTCGTCGACCTGCGTGTCTTGAAATATATGAATGTGGAAGAAGACGTCTTGAAGAAAGTCAAGCAGACGGAAGGCTCGCTCATGCGCCTGCTGGAAGACATTCGTCATCTGTCCGTCCAGCTGCGTCCGGCCACGCTGGATGACCTTGGACTGGAGGCGGCGTTCAGAACGCATTTCAAATGGATCGAGAAGAACTATGGCATGCTCGTCGACTTCAGCAGCAACGTCCAGTCCGTCCGGTTCGACGGGGAAATCGAGACAGTCGTCTACCGGGTCTGCCAGGAAGCGGTGTTCAATGCGCTGAAGTATGCAGGCGTGGAAGAGGTGGAGGTGGCACTGCTGCTGACGGATTCCGATCTGAAGCTGACCGTGGAAGACAGGGGGTCCGGCTTCGACCTCAATTCCCCTGTCCATAAAGGCACGGGTCTCGGTCTGTTCGGCATGAGGGAGCGCGCGGAACTCGTGCATGCAGACTTGACTATACGATCAGGCATCGGAACGGGGACCGTAATTGAACTGACCGTGCCTCTGAACGGAAGGGGAGACGGACAGTGA
- a CDS encoding GAF domain-containing protein, with amino-acid sequence MESRAPAFDYLQQVEEIRRIMDCDFTALALVQPEERRFQIRWEYASGNLSQRYRRIVLQSGKGVAGTVFKTGKAIFAPDTEDYFKEKDLYNYPIIMAEGLESFAAIPLFKYNRVKGILLAGCRKKNCMDEEKFKLLQTLVAPTFGPYYSEEMSVN; translated from the coding sequence ATGGAAAGCCGAGCACCCGCGTTCGATTATCTGCAGCAAGTGGAGGAGATCCGCCGTATTATGGATTGCGACTTCACAGCCCTTGCCCTAGTGCAGCCGGAAGAGCGCCGTTTCCAGATCCGCTGGGAGTATGCGTCCGGGAATTTGAGCCAGCGGTACCGCCGTATCGTCCTGCAGTCGGGAAAAGGCGTGGCGGGAACTGTCTTCAAGACAGGGAAAGCGATCTTCGCCCCCGACACGGAGGACTATTTCAAGGAGAAGGATCTGTACAACTACCCGATCATCATGGCGGAAGGGCTCGAGAGCTTCGCTGCCATCCCGCTGTTCAAGTACAATCGGGTCAAAGGCATCCTGCTGGCGGGCTGCAGGAAGAAGAATTGCATGGATGAGGAGAAATTCAAACTGCTTCAGACCCTGGTCGCCCCCACGTTCGGTCCCTACTACAGTGAGGAGATGAGCGTAAATTGA
- a CDS encoding ThiF family adenylyltransferase — protein MEQRYSRQTLFAPIGEPGQQELQEAHAFVLGCGALGSAIAETLIRAGIGRLTIADRDYVEPSNLQRQQLFAEEDAVHGTPKVVAAEARLRAIRSDADIVPLLDHVDGSLLGRYAADADILLDATDNFEARLLLNDFAWKHGIPWIYGACVGSSSSVFPFIPGRAPCFRCLLPVLPSVNETCDTVGVIAPAVQITAANQSAEALKWLTGNRDAMRTKLLHTDIWHNTQVEAGISRLKKDTCPTCGADPVYPSLMEETGTHYAVLCGRDTVQIIPAAERQLTGEDVLRVAERLGTVGKHNTYFTEFEADGFRCVGFSNGRLLVHGLKDIQRGRKIYHQLFG, from the coding sequence TTGGAACAACGTTATTCACGCCAAACACTTTTTGCGCCGATTGGTGAGCCGGGTCAGCAGGAGCTGCAGGAGGCCCACGCCTTCGTGCTCGGCTGCGGGGCGCTTGGATCGGCGATTGCAGAAACGCTGATCCGCGCCGGCATCGGCAGGCTGACCATCGCCGACCGGGATTATGTGGAACCTTCCAACCTGCAGCGCCAGCAGCTGTTCGCAGAGGAGGATGCGGTTCATGGCACACCGAAAGTCGTGGCGGCGGAGGCCCGGCTGCGCGCCATCCGGAGTGACGCGGACATCGTACCATTGCTCGATCACGTCGATGGCAGTCTGCTCGGACGATACGCGGCGGATGCTGATATCCTGCTCGATGCGACGGATAACTTCGAAGCCCGTCTGCTGCTGAATGACTTTGCCTGGAAGCATGGGATTCCATGGATTTATGGGGCCTGTGTCGGAAGTTCGAGCAGCGTTTTTCCGTTCATCCCCGGCCGGGCGCCGTGTTTCCGGTGCCTGCTGCCTGTGCTGCCGTCTGTGAACGAGACGTGCGACACGGTCGGCGTCATCGCCCCGGCTGTGCAGATCACGGCGGCGAACCAAAGTGCCGAGGCACTGAAATGGCTGACGGGCAACAGGGACGCCATGCGGACGAAGCTGCTGCACACGGATATTTGGCACAATACACAAGTGGAAGCAGGGATTTCACGTCTGAAGAAAGACACGTGCCCGACATGCGGTGCGGATCCCGTCTATCCATCGCTGATGGAGGAGACCGGCACCCACTACGCGGTGCTGTGCGGGCGCGACACCGTACAGATCATCCCTGCGGCTGAACGGCAGCTGACAGGAGAGGACGTACTGCGAGTGGCGGAACGTCTCGGAACCGTCGGAAAGCATAATACGTACTTCACGGAATTCGAGGCGGATGGGTTCCGATGCGTCGGCTTTTCCAATGGCAGGCTGCTTGTCCATGGACTGAAGGATATTCAGAGAGGCCGTAAAATCTATCATCAGCTATTCGGATAA
- a CDS encoding nitrate/nitrite transporter, with protein MIKKVQLPLQTANLVVGFMVWVLISSLLPFIREDVSIPASRIAIITAVPVVLGSVLRIPLGYYANIFGARIVFAVSFILLLFPVFYISAASSFTDLIIGGTFLGIGGAVFSVGVTSLPKYYAKEKHGLVNGIYGMGNVGTAVTTFAAPVLATQLGWSMTVKLYLILLLAFAALNFILGDRQEPKVKTSMVKQIKGVYKNEKLWFFSLFYFITFGAFVAFTIFLPNFLVDYFELEKVDAGMRTAGFIIVATLFRPVGGWLADKFQPLFLLMGVFAGLTVAGVILAFSPSIGLYTVGSMLIALTAGIGNGVIFKLVPFYFSKQAGTANGIVSMMGGLGGFFPPLLLSAVHGITGSYSIGFMAFAQFSLVSLVLVIWLYYMDRLSLAKDVFDSTGQGILVTDSTGKILSVNPAFTELTGYSEDEIVGKNPNVLSSGRQSKEFYTTMWGVIGDEGSWQGQMWNRRKDGSEYLELLTINAVKNADGDVTRYVGTFSDITPA; from the coding sequence ATGATCAAGAAAGTGCAGCTGCCGTTACAGACGGCCAACCTGGTTGTGGGATTCATGGTCTGGGTGCTGATTTCGTCGCTCCTCCCGTTCATCCGGGAAGATGTGTCGATCCCTGCATCCCGCATAGCGATCATTACAGCGGTACCGGTCGTGCTCGGTTCCGTGCTGCGGATCCCTCTGGGCTACTACGCCAATATATTCGGCGCACGGATTGTGTTCGCGGTCAGTTTCATCTTATTGCTATTTCCAGTGTTCTACATAAGTGCCGCCTCATCATTCACCGATCTGATCATCGGCGGAACGTTCCTCGGTATCGGGGGAGCGGTCTTCTCGGTCGGTGTCACGTCCCTGCCGAAATATTACGCAAAAGAAAAGCATGGTCTCGTCAACGGAATCTATGGGATGGGGAACGTCGGTACTGCCGTCACGACATTCGCCGCGCCGGTCCTTGCGACGCAGCTCGGCTGGAGCATGACCGTCAAGCTGTACCTCATCCTGCTGCTTGCGTTCGCCGCGCTGAACTTCATACTCGGCGACCGGCAGGAACCGAAAGTGAAGACGTCGATGGTCAAGCAGATCAAAGGCGTCTATAAGAATGAGAAACTGTGGTTCTTCTCGCTGTTCTACTTCATCACGTTCGGGGCATTCGTGGCCTTCACGATCTTCCTGCCGAACTTCCTCGTCGACTATTTCGAACTTGAAAAAGTCGATGCAGGGATGCGGACAGCCGGCTTCATCATCGTGGCGACACTGTTCCGTCCTGTCGGCGGATGGCTCGCGGATAAGTTCCAGCCGCTGTTCCTGCTGATGGGTGTATTTGCCGGGCTGACAGTTGCAGGGGTCATCCTCGCCTTCTCGCCTTCGATCGGATTGTATACGGTCGGCAGCATGCTGATCGCACTGACCGCGGGAATCGGGAACGGGGTCATCTTCAAGCTGGTGCCGTTCTACTTCAGCAAACAGGCCGGTACCGCGAACGGTATCGTGTCCATGATGGGCGGTCTCGGCGGGTTCTTCCCGCCCCTGCTGCTGTCGGCCGTCCATGGGATCACCGGTTCCTACTCGATCGGTTTCATGGCGTTCGCCCAGTTCTCGCTCGTCAGTCTCGTCCTTGTCATCTGGCTCTACTATATGGACCGTCTGTCTCTTGCAAAAGATGTGTTCGACTCGACGGGGCAGGGTATACTCGTAACCGACAGCACCGGTAAAATCCTGTCCGTCAACCCGGCCTTCACGGAACTGACAGGCTACTCGGAAGACGAAATCGTCGGGAAAAACCCGAATGTCCTGAGCTCCGGCCGCCAGTCGAAAGAATTCTACACAACGATGTGGGGAGTCATCGGCGATGAAGGGTCGTGGCAGGGACAGATGTGGAACAGACGGAAAGACGGCAGTGAATACCTTGAACTGCTTACCATCAATGCCGTCAAAAATGCAGATGGCGACGTGACCCGTTACGTCGGTACATTCAGCGATATAACACCAGCATAA